One part of the Sulfolobus tengchongensis genome encodes these proteins:
- a CDS encoding APC family permease — MAKENAKLFVRETSGLIKNVSLLDATMLNVANMGAGLAIFIGISPYIVKGAVLWIASLLTFIFTLPLVFLYTYFIQRIPRTGGDYVWLSRRLNGPLGAIMGIALAFNMPPFFALSAFFSVSAINSVLLTIGTLNSQSSLISLANNVFTTTNAYLAYGISALAFVIVVIINILRPRWGYVLTSGLGILSLLGTFVAILVLALNIPNFHVAIQPFIRDFNLTVEPYTGPTFSLPSTLYMIPYFASFAYIWLYAGPAVAAEIKSKNGLRLNLILGSVLTLVFITVPFLLMDIAAGYGFNFSLYPTYTYNFWTVSIALAHNYALEWFIGVSLIAWEFFVMAFGVVVFARYVFAFSFDRLFPEIFSRLNKQGSPVYAHVLDLLVTLVFLAVPIISPNGYEALYSYTPLAIAYLILVSLAGIIQSLKERNNGMLVASVLSIMFLLFMGYEAFTNPYFGVVTQNGTPYWPGIAYIGSLIGLGAIIFVSSYFYRLRQGINLILTYKEIPPE, encoded by the coding sequence ATGGCAAAGGAAAACGCTAAGTTGTTTGTTAGGGAAACTTCTGGTTTAATTAAAAACGTATCTCTTTTGGATGCTACAATGTTAAATGTAGCTAATATGGGGGCTGGATTAGCGATTTTCATTGGAATAAGTCCTTATATTGTTAAGGGTGCTGTATTGTGGATTGCCTCGCTGTTGACATTTATCTTCACCTTACCTTTAGTTTTCCTTTACACTTATTTCATTCAAAGAATCCCCAGAACTGGAGGGGATTATGTTTGGTTATCTAGGAGATTAAATGGTCCGTTAGGTGCGATAATGGGAATTGCTTTAGCCTTTAATATGCCACCATTTTTCGCACTATCTGCATTTTTCTCTGTCTCCGCTATAAATTCAGTGTTGTTAACCATAGGCACTTTAAACTCTCAATCATCTCTAATTAGCTTAGCAAATAACGTGTTTACAACCACTAACGCTTACTTAGCCTACGGTATTTCAGCATTAGCGTTTGTGATAGTTGTGATTATAAATATTTTGAGACCTAGATGGGGGTACGTTCTTACATCAGGATTAGGAATTTTATCCTTATTGGGGACTTTTGTTGCTATACTAGTTTTAGCTTTAAATATTCCAAATTTCCACGTGGCTATACAACCTTTTATTAGAGATTTCAATTTAACTGTTGAGCCGTATACCGGACCTACTTTTAGTTTACCTTCAACTCTTTACATGATTCCTTATTTTGCCTCATTTGCTTATATTTGGCTTTACGCAGGGCCTGCTGTTGCTGCTGAAATAAAGAGTAAAAATGGTTTAAGATTAAATTTAATTCTAGGAAGTGTGTTAACGTTAGTTTTCATAACTGTTCCTTTCTTATTAATGGATATTGCTGCTGGATATGGGTTTAACTTCTCCTTGTATCCAACGTATACTTATAATTTCTGGACTGTTAGCATTGCTTTAGCTCATAACTACGCATTAGAGTGGTTCATTGGAGTTAGTTTAATTGCTTGGGAATTCTTTGTGATGGCTTTTGGTGTTGTTGTGTTCGCTAGATACGTATTTGCATTTTCTTTTGATAGATTATTTCCAGAGATCTTTTCCCGGTTAAATAAGCAAGGTTCTCCGGTTTACGCTCATGTATTGGATCTTTTGGTTACCTTGGTCTTTTTAGCCGTACCCATAATAAGTCCTAATGGCTATGAGGCTTTATACAGTTATACTCCACTAGCTATTGCATATCTGATTTTAGTTTCATTAGCTGGTATTATCCAGTCTTTGAAAGAGAGGAATAATGGAATGTTAGTAGCAAGTGTTCTTTCTATAATGTTTTTGCTTTTCATGGGTTATGAGGCATTTACTAATCCCTATTTTGGTGTTGTAACACAAAATGGTACACCGTATTGGCCTGGTATTGCATATATTGGTAGTCTAATAGGCTTAGGTGCGATAATCTTTGTTTCCTCATATTTCTACAGATTGAGACAAGGGATTAACTTAATATTAACGTATAAGGAGATTCCTCCAGAATAA
- the cutA gene encoding glyceraldehyde dehydrogenase subunit alpha: protein MYIGQRIKRKEDLKFITGSGRYIDDIEYPGTLYLYIVRSQISHARIKKIDVSDALKVNGVVGVITGLTIPFENRPNNWPMAKDEILYVGHPIAAILATDRYVASDAADLVQVEYEELPAVIDPEEALKDKVKAVEGKSNVAYKKEYKAGDPEDALSHSDVVLEEKFEISRVYPSPMEPRGLLSVYQEGNLLVYASTQSAHYMRRYLLSAFGNQVKDIRVIQADVGGAFGAKLFPYAEEFITVYSSVKYKRPVKWIALRSEDFRGMYHGRGQIHKVKFGAKRDGTLTAIIDDLIIDLGAASHGTYLADIAATMLPGPYKVRNLRVNVYGVYTNKTPLDQYRGAGRPEAAFVYERIMDIISDELKLDPIEVRKRNLITQLPYLNPFGLKYDSGNYLHLLEKAEKVYRSYEEKARELRSKGRRVGVGLSLYLEQNNFGPWESASVRIKADGKVQVIIGASPHGQGTETGIAQIVADELGVSVDDVEVIWGDTALIGEGFGTYGSRSLTLAGNAALLASRRLKDKILRLAAQFMKSDVQELEYKDGKVVNPKTGQSMSIKEIASRNMASLGGIWAFKEEPGLEATAYFGFDNLTYPYGAHVTLAEVDDSRKVKILDYYAIDDIGTVVNPMLAETQVIGGVIQGFGESVLEEIVYDKDGNLLTGNLFDYAIPTAVEAFNIKWEYLEEGKSDAPLPAKGIGEGATIGTPPALIRALEKAIGKRLTRLPSKLEDLI, encoded by the coding sequence ATGTATATAGGACAACGCATTAAAAGAAAGGAAGATTTAAAGTTCATAACCGGTTCTGGTAGATATATTGACGACATTGAATATCCAGGTACTCTATATCTTTATATAGTTAGGAGCCAGATTTCACATGCTAGAATTAAGAAGATTGATGTAAGCGATGCGTTGAAAGTTAATGGCGTTGTTGGAGTTATAACAGGTTTGACAATACCCTTTGAAAATAGGCCCAATAACTGGCCAATGGCTAAGGATGAAATCTTATATGTTGGTCATCCTATTGCTGCTATTTTAGCTACTGATCGTTATGTTGCCTCAGATGCTGCTGATTTAGTTCAGGTAGAATATGAGGAGTTGCCGGCAGTCATAGACCCAGAAGAAGCATTGAAGGATAAAGTAAAGGCCGTTGAGGGGAAAAGCAATGTAGCTTATAAGAAAGAATATAAAGCTGGAGACCCAGAAGACGCGTTATCACACTCTGATGTAGTATTAGAGGAGAAATTTGAGATTAGTAGAGTCTATCCCTCGCCGATGGAGCCTAGAGGTTTACTCTCAGTATACCAAGAAGGTAATTTATTAGTTTACGCTTCTACTCAATCTGCACATTACATGAGGAGATATCTATTATCTGCCTTTGGTAATCAAGTAAAGGATATAAGGGTAATTCAAGCTGATGTGGGAGGAGCATTTGGTGCTAAATTATTCCCTTATGCTGAAGAGTTCATCACAGTCTACAGTAGCGTGAAGTACAAGAGGCCAGTTAAATGGATTGCCTTAAGAAGTGAGGACTTCAGAGGAATGTATCACGGAAGAGGACAAATTCACAAGGTCAAATTTGGAGCTAAGAGAGACGGGACGTTAACTGCAATTATAGACGATCTAATTATTGACTTAGGTGCTGCTTCTCATGGAACTTATCTAGCTGATATTGCCGCAACTATGTTACCCGGCCCGTATAAAGTAAGGAATTTAAGGGTTAACGTTTATGGAGTTTACACTAACAAGACTCCATTAGACCAATATAGGGGAGCTGGAAGGCCAGAAGCAGCTTTCGTTTATGAGAGGATAATGGACATCATATCAGATGAGTTAAAGTTAGATCCAATAGAGGTAAGAAAGAGAAATCTCATAACGCAATTGCCCTACTTGAATCCTTTCGGCTTGAAATACGATTCTGGAAACTACTTACACCTATTGGAAAAAGCAGAAAAGGTATATAGAAGTTATGAAGAGAAAGCTAGAGAGTTGAGAAGTAAAGGAAGAAGAGTTGGCGTTGGATTATCATTATACTTAGAGCAGAACAATTTTGGTCCTTGGGAGAGTGCTTCAGTTAGGATTAAGGCTGATGGTAAGGTTCAAGTAATTATTGGTGCCTCTCCTCATGGACAGGGTACTGAAACTGGAATAGCTCAAATTGTTGCTGATGAGTTAGGTGTAAGTGTAGATGATGTAGAGGTAATATGGGGTGATACTGCACTTATTGGAGAAGGATTTGGCACTTATGGAAGTAGAAGTTTAACGTTAGCTGGAAATGCGGCGTTATTAGCGAGCAGGAGGCTTAAGGATAAAATATTGAGGCTGGCTGCTCAATTTATGAAATCAGATGTTCAAGAGCTTGAGTACAAGGATGGTAAGGTAGTTAATCCCAAAACTGGACAATCAATGAGCATAAAGGAAATTGCTTCACGCAACATGGCAAGTCTAGGTGGTATATGGGCATTTAAAGAAGAACCCGGTTTAGAAGCTACAGCGTATTTTGGATTTGACAATTTGACATATCCTTATGGCGCTCATGTTACCTTAGCCGAGGTAGATGATTCAAGAAAGGTTAAAATTTTAGATTATTATGCTATTGACGATATAGGTACTGTTGTAAATCCAATGTTAGCTGAAACACAAGTAATAGGCGGTGTTATCCAAGGATTTGGCGAGTCAGTATTAGAGGAAATTGTATACGACAAAGATGGTAATTTATTAACTGGCAATTTGTTTGATTATGCTATACCTACTGCTGTTGAAGCGTTTAATATAAAGTGGGAATACTTAGAGGAAGGAAAGTCAGATGCGCCTCTACCAGCTAAAGGGATAGGAGAAGGAGCTACAATAGGCACGCCACCGGCTCTTATAAGGGCTTTAGAAAAGGCCATAGGTAAGAGACTAACTAGGTTGCCAAGTAAACTGGAAGATTTAATTTAA
- a CDS encoding M1 family metallopeptidase, giving the protein MKVNRYEIFLDFNFQSGDYEGYEKIEMESDEDTVSLDAVGLKLTKVKVNGKEVEFHQDENKVLIKTGSFSGNLEVEFKGKVSEKRLVGIYKASYKEGYVISTQFEATHARDFIPCFDHPALKARFRLSVRVDRGLRVISNMPVESVEDSGGGKVVYHFQETPRMSTYLLYLGIGEFEEIVDESKRPTIIVATTPGKVQRGRFSMDVARKVIDFYEKYYEIPYQLPKVHLIAIPEFAYGAMENWGAITFRETALLADDSSSVYQRFRVAEVVAHELAHQWFGNLVTLKWWDDLWLNESFATFMSHKAISYIYPTWNFWSYFVLNQTSRALEKDSLSTTHPIEAHVKDTNEIEQMFDDISYGKGASILRMIEAYVGEENFRRGVVNYLKKFSYSNAQGSDLWNSISEAYGSDISPIMADWITKPGYPMVRISISGTRIILEQERFSLIGNVENLVYKIPLTIEINGRVITHLLDKERDVIDVGENVKSIKVNINRTGFYRVLYNTDLMFNSKLSELDKWGIINDYWAFLIAGKVSYSEYEKIVSRFFNDRDFLPVNELSNELFTLYAINPDKYQGIAKEFHRIQLKNWRNSTDELGKLTYSNILYRLAMMDDDFSLGLSELFRFYDNLNSDIKQGVAVAYAITYEENAIDELLGRYRKENFDEEKLRYLTALLSFRKPYLVGNSLSLILSGDVKKQDIPYVLSVASYNPHARSAVLSWIKMHINFMREAYKGTGILGRRLAEVIPLIGINSEKETEEFFTNLDMPEGKRGITSGLELLKAYSRLK; this is encoded by the coding sequence ATGAAAGTAAATAGATACGAGATCTTTCTGGACTTCAATTTTCAAAGTGGAGATTATGAAGGGTATGAAAAAATTGAAATGGAAAGCGACGAAGATACCGTATCGTTAGATGCGGTGGGTCTTAAATTAACTAAAGTAAAGGTAAATGGAAAGGAAGTTGAATTTCATCAAGATGAAAACAAAGTTCTAATAAAAACAGGTAGTTTTTCTGGTAATTTGGAAGTTGAATTCAAAGGAAAGGTTTCTGAAAAGAGACTTGTAGGTATATATAAAGCATCATATAAAGAGGGATATGTAATTAGTACTCAATTCGAAGCAACACACGCTAGAGACTTTATTCCTTGTTTTGATCATCCCGCTTTGAAGGCTAGGTTTAGGTTGAGTGTTAGGGTTGATAGGGGTTTGAGGGTGATATCTAATATGCCTGTTGAGAGTGTTGAGGATAGTGGTGGGGGTAAGGTTGTTTATCATTTTCAAGAGACTCCTAGGATGTCAACTTACCTCTTATACTTGGGGATTGGTGAGTTTGAGGAGATTGTGGATGAGAGTAAGAGGCCAACAATAATAGTTGCAACCACACCGGGGAAAGTACAGAGAGGGAGATTTTCAATGGATGTAGCTAGAAAGGTAATTGACTTCTACGAGAAATACTACGAAATACCTTACCAATTACCAAAAGTACATCTGATTGCTATTCCAGAATTTGCTTATGGCGCTATGGAGAATTGGGGGGCTATTACTTTTAGGGAGACTGCTTTGTTGGCTGATGATTCTTCTTCTGTTTATCAGAGGTTTAGGGTTGCTGAGGTTGTTGCTCATGAGTTGGCTCATCAGTGGTTTGGTAATTTGGTGACTTTGAAGTGGTGGGATGATTTGTGGTTAAACGAAAGCTTCGCAACATTCATGAGCCATAAGGCAATTTCTTACATTTACCCTACTTGGAACTTCTGGAGCTATTTTGTTTTAAATCAAACTTCTAGAGCATTAGAGAAAGATTCCTTATCTACTACCCATCCCATAGAAGCTCACGTTAAGGATACCAACGAAATTGAGCAGATGTTCGATGATATTAGTTATGGTAAGGGAGCGAGTATTCTCAGAATGATTGAGGCTTATGTGGGCGAGGAGAACTTCAGAAGAGGTGTTGTGAACTATTTAAAGAAATTCTCTTACTCAAATGCGCAAGGATCTGATTTGTGGAATTCCATATCTGAAGCTTATGGATCTGACATTTCACCAATAATGGCTGATTGGATAACTAAACCTGGTTATCCGATGGTAAGGATAAGCATCTCTGGAACTCGTATTATCCTTGAACAAGAGAGATTTTCATTAATAGGAAATGTTGAGAATTTGGTTTACAAAATACCGCTTACAATTGAAATTAACGGAAGAGTTATAACTCATTTACTCGATAAGGAAAGAGATGTCATAGATGTTGGAGAGAATGTAAAAAGCATAAAGGTTAACATAAATAGGACTGGATTTTATAGAGTTCTTTACAATACAGATCTAATGTTTAACAGTAAGCTTTCTGAACTTGATAAATGGGGTATTATAAATGACTACTGGGCTTTCCTAATAGCTGGCAAGGTAAGCTATAGCGAATATGAAAAAATAGTATCTAGGTTCTTTAACGATAGAGATTTCTTACCAGTAAATGAACTTTCAAACGAATTATTTACATTATATGCTATCAACCCAGATAAATATCAAGGAATTGCAAAGGAGTTTCACAGAATTCAACTAAAGAATTGGAGGAATAGTACAGACGAGTTAGGTAAACTAACTTATTCTAATATTCTCTATAGACTTGCTATGATGGATGATGACTTTTCCCTAGGGCTTTCAGAGTTATTTAGATTTTATGATAATTTAAACTCTGACATAAAACAAGGAGTTGCAGTAGCTTACGCGATAACATATGAGGAAAACGCTATTGATGAGCTATTGGGGAGATATAGGAAGGAGAATTTTGATGAGGAGAAACTCAGATACTTAACTGCTCTCTTATCCTTTAGAAAACCTTACTTAGTAGGAAATAGTTTAAGTCTAATATTAAGCGGAGATGTAAAGAAGCAAGATATTCCATACGTTTTAAGTGTAGCCTCATATAATCCTCATGCTAGAAGTGCTGTATTAAGCTGGATTAAAATGCACATTAACTTCATGAGAGAAGCCTATAAGGGAACTGGAATACTTGGAAGGCGACTAGCAGAAGTCATACCACTTATTGGAATTAATTCAGAAAAAGAGACCGAGGAATTCTTTACTAATTTAGATATGCCAGAGGGTAAAAGAGGAATTACCAGTGGATTGGAACTACTAAAGGCCTATTCAAGGTTAAAGTAA
- the sso7d gene encoding chromatin protein Sso7d: MVTVKFKYKGEEKEVDISKIKKVWRVGKMISFTYDEGGGKTGRGAVSEKDAPKELLQMLEKQKK, from the coding sequence ATGGTAACAGTAAAGTTCAAGTATAAGGGAGAAGAAAAGGAAGTAGATATAAGCAAGATAAAGAAGGTTTGGAGAGTTGGCAAGATGATAAGCTTTACCTATGACGAGGGTGGAGGAAAGACTGGTAGAGGAGCTGTAAGTGAGAAAGACGCTCCAAAAGAATTACTACAAATGTTAGAGAAACAAAAGAAGTGA
- a CDS encoding S53 family peptidase codes for MKSSLLEVIIICSIFFISALFPLTVLSYTTTYINPTYPQSTIISSLPSNTNIYLEFFIPPKNFNTLYLIAQEVANHQIRPLTNAQLISMFSDQQKINETISYLESKGFAIVYKSPFEVMAEAPASLVSSVFGTSLVLAKSDNGQIYYKPNGVVKIPSPLNNLLIGGLTNFTNVELPLIQLGTLNDGHLVLNKQLYSSFVYTFQFSATWYTPKVIEGAYNITPLLNSTADKKVTIAIIDAYGDPEIYQDVKMFDTQFGLPPINLTVLPIGPYNPENGLYTGWYQEVALDVEAAHAAAPYAHVLLVVAPSATIGGLFSAIDLVVSEDLAQVVSMSWGLPGILFGASGFYAVFNGIAFPNYPYYDYYFELGSAEGISFFASSGDLGAYNGLPTTYASASYPASSPFVTAVGGTTLFANITSGYIYNNNATGTYGSEIAWSINPSYFGIVQGGVSSSGGYSELFPAPWYQHYVTHSNFRAIPDVAADANPYTGFVIYAIGQEVIIGGTSLSTPLWAGIVADIDGYVGHSLGLINPLLYAIYQNVTLYHKAFHQISLGYNGYYYSNSSYNLVTGLGSPNAGMLGVIIRHLLTKSLAISVSTFELGVSQPWYFYNSTFTIVAYITYPNNTIVSNGSFNAYIYTVKGYLATVPLVFNGSYWVANFTINPNDPPNMWEIVVNGSSGRFSGFGVVEIDVGESINIVSPIPYPYNSPIPYNLPFNIEAWVYYPNGSPVVNQSVTAYLVGSNGQLLASIPLISAGQGLYEGAYALLPPLPQGTYLLIINDSYGSAFSYVYFGEYNFGAILTPINDGFPSASPGQNITIIDEVLTPELTGLFTSNVTAFIYNQQGKLIGQVKLTPAPDQIQFGVYLLFFLYYANFTIPANASPGFYNVVINSVSNTSTGLVTANFITSFYVSPANLSYNIKVNSVAYEGELLKIYANITYPNGTPVKYGMFTATVLPTSLNYESLIIGSEIGVPLQFNSTLGEWIGVYRIPSIFEGSIYQGSSLYSLSGPWNVIISGVSWNGYNLYSTSYSYINVMPYTFISNLTINPKSLNTPLLSQINQTIYTLSNVKSDNLTIDGVNVFLDNIIVNTLTIKNAKVTLYSSEANQIVVENSSVSIIESTIGGNSIAIIANNSKVSLISSTIQDSKYAFLQANSMITLNGVNMYNVSTISAVPSPRIIYYSPVNITASERSIIVNISGEYLKLIGILMNNKPTNYSIISSSPSSISVSIPFNASSLPDGEYLVTIGVSDGLPYNLTFTVYNNYHLVNIQDRLISVQGSITILLIIAIISLIIAIVAIVIAFVIKRR; via the coding sequence ATGAAAAGTAGCCTATTGGAAGTTATAATTATTTGTTCTATTTTCTTCATATCTGCACTATTTCCTTTAACGGTACTAAGTTACACTACAACTTATATAAATCCTACTTATCCTCAATCCACCATAATCTCGTCTCTACCATCTAATACTAATATATACCTTGAGTTCTTTATACCACCAAAGAACTTCAACACCCTTTATTTAATAGCGCAAGAGGTTGCTAATCATCAAATTAGACCGTTAACTAATGCTCAACTGATTTCAATGTTTAGCGATCAGCAGAAGATTAATGAAACTATATCTTATTTGGAAAGTAAGGGGTTTGCAATAGTTTATAAAAGCCCCTTCGAGGTTATGGCTGAAGCGCCAGCCTCTTTAGTTTCTTCAGTATTTGGAACGAGCCTAGTATTGGCAAAATCTGATAACGGGCAAATATATTATAAACCGAATGGTGTTGTTAAAATACCGTCTCCCTTAAATAACTTATTAATAGGTGGTCTCACTAATTTTACTAACGTTGAATTGCCTTTAATTCAATTAGGGACTTTAAATGATGGTCATTTAGTACTTAATAAGCAACTTTATTCGTCTTTCGTCTACACTTTTCAATTCTCAGCTACTTGGTATACTCCTAAAGTAATAGAAGGGGCATACAATATAACGCCCTTATTAAACTCTACTGCAGATAAGAAGGTAACTATTGCAATTATAGATGCCTATGGCGATCCTGAGATATATCAAGATGTCAAAATGTTTGATACCCAGTTCGGTTTACCTCCAATAAATTTGACTGTTTTGCCTATTGGTCCATACAATCCTGAAAATGGACTATACACAGGTTGGTATCAAGAAGTCGCATTAGATGTCGAAGCTGCTCATGCTGCAGCCCCCTATGCTCATGTTCTATTAGTTGTTGCACCATCTGCAACAATAGGGGGATTGTTTTCCGCTATAGACTTAGTTGTGAGTGAAGATTTAGCTCAAGTAGTCTCAATGAGTTGGGGTCTCCCTGGAATATTATTTGGAGCATCTGGATTTTATGCAGTGTTTAATGGTATAGCATTTCCAAACTATCCTTATTATGATTATTATTTTGAGTTAGGTTCAGCTGAGGGTATTTCATTTTTTGCATCTTCTGGAGATTTAGGCGCCTATAATGGCTTGCCTACTACTTATGCATCGGCTAGTTATCCCGCGTCTTCTCCTTTTGTTACTGCAGTTGGTGGAACTACCTTGTTCGCTAATATAACTTCCGGTTACATCTATAATAATAACGCTACTGGAACTTATGGTAGCGAGATAGCATGGAGTATTAATCCATCATATTTTGGTATTGTTCAAGGTGGAGTAAGTTCTAGTGGTGGATATAGTGAACTATTTCCTGCTCCTTGGTACCAGCATTATGTGACTCATTCTAATTTTAGAGCTATTCCGGATGTAGCTGCCGATGCAAATCCATATACAGGATTTGTAATATATGCTATAGGTCAAGAGGTTATAATTGGTGGAACTAGTCTTTCTACTCCCTTATGGGCAGGTATTGTCGCAGATATTGATGGCTATGTCGGTCATTCATTAGGTTTAATTAACCCACTACTTTACGCAATTTATCAGAATGTTACGCTATATCATAAAGCGTTTCACCAAATAAGCTTAGGATATAATGGCTATTATTATTCTAACTCTTCTTATAATTTAGTAACTGGTCTTGGTAGTCCCAATGCTGGGATGCTGGGAGTTATTATAAGACACTTATTAACTAAGAGTTTAGCCATTTCAGTAAGTACTTTCGAGCTTGGGGTTTCTCAGCCTTGGTATTTCTATAACTCAACTTTTACTATAGTTGCCTACATAACATATCCCAACAACACCATAGTTAGTAATGGTTCTTTCAATGCCTATATCTACACGGTTAAAGGTTATTTAGCTACTGTTCCATTAGTGTTTAATGGTAGTTATTGGGTTGCTAACTTTACAATAAATCCTAATGATCCACCTAACATGTGGGAAATAGTAGTTAACGGAAGTTCTGGCCGATTTTCTGGTTTTGGCGTAGTTGAGATTGATGTAGGGGAATCAATTAATATAGTATCTCCTATTCCATATCCTTATAATAGCCCTATCCCCTATAATTTGCCGTTTAATATTGAAGCTTGGGTGTATTATCCAAATGGCAGTCCAGTGGTAAATCAAAGCGTTACAGCTTATCTAGTTGGAAGTAATGGGCAATTATTAGCTTCAATACCTTTAATTTCAGCTGGTCAAGGCCTATATGAAGGCGCTTATGCCTTATTACCACCGCTTCCACAAGGGACATATTTACTAATAATAAATGATTCATATGGAAGTGCTTTCTCTTACGTTTATTTCGGAGAGTATAACTTTGGTGCTATTTTAACGCCCATAAATGACGGTTTCCCTTCTGCTTCACCGGGTCAAAATATAACGATAATCGATGAGGTGCTTACTCCAGAATTAACTGGATTATTTACATCAAATGTCACTGCATTCATTTATAATCAACAAGGCAAACTTATAGGACAAGTTAAGTTAACTCCAGCACCGGACCAAATACAATTTGGAGTCTATCTGTTATTTTTCTTGTATTATGCAAACTTTACAATTCCAGCAAATGCTTCTCCGGGGTTTTATAATGTTGTAATCAATTCAGTTAGTAATACCTCTACTGGTCTGGTTACTGCTAATTTCATAACTTCATTTTATGTTTCGCCGGCTAACCTATCTTATAATATAAAAGTAAATAGTGTGGCTTACGAAGGCGAACTTCTAAAGATTTACGCTAATATAACGTATCCTAACGGGACTCCAGTTAAATATGGTATGTTTACCGCTACAGTCTTACCGACTTCTCTTAACTATGAATCATTAATTATAGGATCTGAGATTGGAGTTCCCCTACAGTTCAATTCAACTTTAGGTGAATGGATTGGCGTTTATAGGATTCCTTCAATATTTGAGGGTTCCATATATCAAGGCTCTTCACTCTATTCGCTCTCAGGACCATGGAATGTAATAATCTCCGGTGTATCGTGGAATGGTTATAATCTCTATTCCACATCGTACTCTTATATTAACGTAATGCCATATACTTTCATAAGTAACTTAACTATTAATCCTAAATCCCTTAACACTCCTCTATTATCCCAAATTAACCAAACTATCTATACGCTCTCTAATGTTAAATCTGACAATTTGACTATTGATGGAGTAAATGTGTTTTTAGATAATATTATAGTTAATACATTAACTATCAAGAATGCTAAGGTTACCTTATACTCTTCTGAAGCTAATCAAATAGTTGTAGAGAATTCCTCAGTTTCAATTATAGAATCGACAATAGGAGGTAATAGTATTGCAATAATAGCTAATAATTCTAAAGTTAGTCTAATTTCCTCTACTATCCAAGATTCGAAATACGCATTCTTACAAGCTAACTCAATGATTACTCTTAATGGTGTTAATATGTATAATGTATCTACGATATCAGCAGTACCTTCACCTAGAATAATATACTATTCACCTGTGAATATTACCGCTTCCGAAAGATCTATTATTGTAAATATATCTGGTGAATATTTGAAATTAATCGGAATTTTAATGAATAATAAACCAACTAACTATAGTATTATTTCATCTTCTCCATCTTCAATAAGTGTTAGTATACCGTTTAATGCTTCTTCATTACCAGATGGTGAGTATTTGGTTACAATTGGCGTCTCTGACGGTTTGCCATATAATTTAACGTTTACCGTTTACAATAATTACCATCTTGTGAATATTCAAGATCGTCTAATTTCAGTACAAGGTTCTATAACTATATTGTTAATTATAGCTATAATTTCGTTAATTATAGCGATAGTTGCCATTGTAATTGCTTTCGTAATTAAAAGGAGGTGA
- a CDS encoding DUF2203 domain-containing protein: protein MEYPYFDLQTARELLPWLREQLIKLKKMKTEIEILLVNGDKYSLQYYASETKKIIDEIVSRGIILRDIDIGLVDFPAIINDKPAFLCWKLDERDILYWHYVNEGFRGRKRITGRENILSLR from the coding sequence GTGGAATATCCCTACTTTGATTTGCAGACTGCAAGAGAGTTATTACCTTGGCTTAGAGAACAGTTAATAAAGTTGAAGAAGATGAAGACGGAGATTGAAATTCTTTTAGTTAATGGAGATAAATACTCTTTACAATATTACGCAAGTGAAACTAAGAAAATAATAGACGAAATAGTTTCGAGAGGTATAATATTAAGGGACATTGATATAGGGCTAGTTGACTTTCCAGCCATTATAAACGATAAGCCTGCTTTTCTATGTTGGAAATTGGATGAACGTGACATACTATATTGGCACTACGTAAATGAGGGATTTAGGGGAAGGAAGAGAATAACGGGGAGAGAGAATATACTAAGTTTACGTTAA